In one Lolium rigidum isolate FL_2022 chromosome 3, APGP_CSIRO_Lrig_0.1, whole genome shotgun sequence genomic region, the following are encoded:
- the LOC124698817 gene encoding growth-regulating factor 8-like has product MLSSFGSGDHPSSPQKHGRCDEQEGQDGFRGIAGASPPPPPSCSFLGSTGFPGTQMLSFSNDAAGLGLSSGASMQGFFARVRGPFTPTQWMELEHQALIYKHIAANAPVPSSLLHPIRRSIHPWVGWEPFCPGSADVEPGRCRRTDGKKWRCSRDSVGDQKYCERHINRGRQRSRKHVEGRKVAPTIEEPAMVVSGGVSSHSQAMAWQQQVKNLAANVTDPFSRQSNRELLEKQNTVEQSLVSAPMDSFDFSSQHSSSNCDEVAFLPLKLHHDLDQAYVPHGACSSSEKGNRAQETWSPVTKETLDDGPLGEVFRSKSCQSAYGTS; this is encoded by the exons ATGCTGAGCTCCTTCGGCAGCGGCGACCATCCGAGCTCGCCACAGAAGCATGGCAGATGTGACGAGCAAGAAGGCCAAGATGGGTTCCGGGGGATAGCAGGGgcttcgccaccaccacctccctctTGCTCCTTTCTTGGATCCACCGGCTTTCCTGGGACGCAGATGCTAAGCTTCTCCAATGATGCAGCGG GATTGGGTTTGAGCTCTGGGGCAAGCATGCAGGGTTTTTTTGCAAGGGTCAGGGGTCCATTTACCCCAACACAGTGGATGGAGCTTGAACACCAGGccctgatctacaaacacatagctGCAAATGCTCCTGTCCCGTCCAGTCTGCTTCACCCCATCAGAAGGAGCATACATCCATGGG TAGGATGGGAGCCATTTTGTCCTGGCAGTGCTGATGTAGAACCTGGGAGATGCCGCCGCACAGACGGCAAGAAGTGGCGGTGCTCCAGAGATTCAGTTGGAGACCAAAAGTACTGCGAGCGGCACATAAACCGTGGTCGCCAACGTTCAAGAAAGCATGTGGAAGGCCGAAAGGTGGCACCCACCATTGAAGAACCAGCTATGGTTGTTTCTGGTGGTGTATCATCACACAGCCAGGCCATGGCTTGGCAGCAGCAGGTGAAAAACTTAGCTGCTAATGTGACTGATCCTTTCTCAAGACAGTCCAACAG AGAACTGCTGGAGAAGCAGAATACCGTCGAGCAATCATTAGTATCCGCTCCAATGGATTCCTTTGACTTCTCATCACAACATTCTTCTTCAAATTGCGATGAAGTGGCATTTTTACCACTCAAGTTGCACCATGATCTTGATCAGGCTTACGTTCCACACGGAGCATgcagttcatcagaaaaaggtaaTAGGGCCCAGGAAACTTGGTCGCCAGTAACTAAGGAAACACTTGACGACGGACCTCTAGGTGAGGTTTTCAGAAGCAAGAGTTGCCAATCAGCTTATGGTACATCTTAA
- the LOC124702873 gene encoding uncharacterized protein LOC124702873: MSNAKVLTAVPAFELDPPTISMTFGVKDSPLGGRDGTHTGSIGSLVSSDRVGHPYLQPHHLRPVPCQNLLVHMLDNHCIKCNKKIEAGESEGEFEGQTFSSFYFLYLPLDFNLLRG; the protein is encoded by the exons ATGAGCAACGCCAAG GTTTTGACTGCTGTGCCAGCATTTGAGTTGGACCCTCCCACAATATCTATGACTTTTGGTGTCAAAGATTCACCTTTGGGTGGCCGTGATGGCACTCAT ACAGGCTCTATTGGAAGTTTGGTGTCCTCGGACAGAGTTGGCCATCCTTACCTGCAACCTCACCATCTCCGACCTGTCCCTTG CCAGAACCTGCTCGTCCACATGCTAGACAACCACTGCATCAAATGCAACAAGAAGATCGAGGCTGGAGAAAGTGAAGGCGAGTTTGAGGGCCAGACATTCTCCTCCTTCTATTTCCTCTACCTCCCCCTAGATTTCAA